GAGCGGGCAACGGACCTCGCAGAGCAACTCGTGCACACGGCTGAACACTCGATGCGGCTGGAGAAACAGGGAGCGAGCAATGACGACTTGGCCAAGGAGGTTGACAGCCTCGCACACCAACTGAAATCGAAGATGGATTCTCGAATCTGGGGGAAGAGGACGGGAAATAGCTGGTCGGAGGCGCACAAGTGAGCCCGTTCCCAATTGACTATCCCCCTGGCGCCACGCCTCTGGATCCGAACGAGGCGGAGGGCCTCATTTCCGACTACATCACGACACAGGGCGAACTGAATACGCTCGAGCGCGAGAACATCACCGAAGCTACGAACTGGGCTGAAAGCAGACAGCCCTCGGACATCCTCACGGCGACGTTTACTCTCAACGTTCACAAACGGATGTTGAATCGTGTGTGGAAGTGGGCCGGAAAGCCGAGAAGGTCGAACAAGAACATTGGAGTGTTCAAGGAGAACATCTCGACCGAGCTAGCCAACTTGTTGGCCGACACGAAATATTGGATTGAGCATGGAACCTACGGTTGGGATGAGATTGGCGCGCGATTCCATCATCGACTGGTTTCGATTCACGTATTTGTGAACGGCAATGGTCGGCATGCTCGCATCATGACGAACATTCTCCTCAGTTCAAATAGGCAAGAACCCTGCTCTTGGGGGATGAGAACCCACACCGGAGCACTTGAGGTGGGGGGTGCCTTGAGAGACGAATACATTTCAGCTCTCAAAAGGGCCGACCAAGGTGACTACGATGCGTTGATACGATTCGTGCGGAGCTGACGCTCACTGACCCCCGCTGCGGGCCATTTACGGGCCACGACGTAGCCGGATCGTCTGTCAGGTTGGAAGATATCACGCTACGACGCGTTGGTCGGCGGGA
Above is a window of Acidobacteriota bacterium DNA encoding:
- a CDS encoding mobile mystery protein B translates to MSPFPIDYPPGATPLDPNEAEGLISDYITTQGELNTLERENITEATNWAESRQPSDILTATFTLNVHKRMLNRVWKWAGKPRRSNKNIGVFKENISTELANLLADTKYWIEHGTYGWDEIGARFHHRLVSIHVFVNGNGRHARIMTNILLSSNRQEPCSWGMRTHTGALEVGGALRDEYISALKRADQGDYDALIRFVRS